In a genomic window of Curtobacterium sp. MCBD17_035:
- a CDS encoding penicillin-binding protein 2 — protein MKRQLRSISTVVVLMFVALFVSTTSIQFFSAQQLRADSRNSRTILDSYSTKRGAILVDGTPIAESKPVDDQYNYQRTYANGDLYSAVTGYFTIGQGETGVESAENSYLAGTSSDSFFSNINSILTGQDVQGDDVNLTIDPQVQQAAFDALGSNTGAVVAIEPKTGKILAMVSKASFDPNTLAVHDTKQVLAQYHALLSAESQPLQNRAIAGDLYAPGSTFKLIVASAAFASGDYDLDSTLPNPSTLTLPGTSRTINNAEGGSCGGGNTVTIAVAIQNSCNIPFAELGQKLGYDAINAMAKQYGFGDSIHVPMASTPSQYPQTDGTAELMRSAFGQQSVRVTPLQMAMVSAGIANGGRVMSPTLIDKITTSDLKTVVPFQAKQYGDPISSDVASDLTKAMESVVDNGTGTNARIDGVDVAGKTGTAENGTGDPYTLWFTGFAPAKDPQVAVAVVVGNGGGLGQQGVGNTVAAPIAKKVMEAVLNK, from the coding sequence GTGAAACGCCAACTCCGCTCGATCTCGACCGTGGTCGTGCTCATGTTCGTCGCGCTCTTCGTGTCGACGACGAGCATCCAGTTCTTCTCGGCCCAGCAGCTCCGGGCCGACTCCCGGAACTCCCGGACGATCCTCGACAGCTACTCGACCAAGCGCGGGGCGATCCTGGTCGACGGCACCCCCATCGCCGAGTCGAAGCCCGTGGACGACCAGTACAACTACCAGCGCACCTACGCGAACGGCGACCTGTACAGCGCCGTGACCGGGTACTTCACCATCGGGCAGGGCGAGACCGGGGTCGAGAGCGCCGAGAACTCCTACCTCGCGGGCACGAGTTCCGACAGCTTCTTCAGCAACATCAACTCGATCCTCACCGGGCAGGACGTCCAGGGCGACGACGTCAACCTGACGATCGACCCGCAGGTGCAGCAGGCCGCGTTCGACGCACTCGGCTCGAACACCGGCGCGGTCGTCGCCATCGAGCCGAAGACCGGCAAGATCCTCGCCATGGTGTCGAAGGCGTCGTTCGACCCCAACACCCTCGCCGTGCACGACACGAAGCAGGTCCTGGCCCAGTACCACGCCCTCCTGTCCGCCGAGAGCCAGCCGCTGCAGAACCGCGCGATCGCCGGCGACCTGTACGCGCCGGGGTCCACGTTCAAGCTGATCGTCGCGTCCGCCGCCTTCGCGAGCGGTGACTACGACCTCGACTCGACACTGCCGAACCCGTCGACACTGACCCTGCCGGGCACGAGCCGCACGATCAACAACGCAGAAGGCGGGTCCTGCGGCGGTGGCAACACGGTCACCATCGCCGTCGCGATCCAGAACTCGTGCAACATCCCGTTCGCGGAGCTCGGCCAGAAGCTCGGCTACGACGCCATCAACGCGATGGCCAAGCAGTACGGCTTCGGCGACAGCATCCACGTGCCGATGGCGAGCACGCCGAGCCAGTACCCGCAGACCGACGGCACCGCCGAGCTCATGCGGAGTGCCTTCGGTCAGCAGAGCGTCCGGGTGACCCCGCTCCAGATGGCGATGGTGTCGGCCGGCATCGCGAACGGCGGCCGGGTGATGAGCCCCACGCTCATCGACAAGATCACGACGAGCGACCTGAAGACGGTGGTCCCGTTCCAGGCCAAGCAGTACGGCGACCCGATCTCGTCCGACGTCGCCTCCGACCTGACCAAGGCCATGGAGAGCGTCGTCGACAACGGCACCGGCACCAATGCGAGAATCGACGGGGTCGACGTGGCGGGCAAGACGGGCACCGCCGAGAACGGGACGGGCGATCCCTACACGCTCTGGTTCACCGGGTTCGCCCCCGCGAAGGACCCGCAGGTCGCCGTCGCCGTGGTCGTGGGGAACGGCGGCGGACTCGGACAACAGGGCGTGGGCAACACGGTCGCGGCTCCGATCGCGAAGAAAGTCATGGAGGCGGTGCTGAACAAATGA
- a CDS encoding FtsW/RodA/SpoVE family cell cycle protein, which yields MADIAARQSLTQTITIKLREPARARNLELGLLVIACGICAGAMLLVQLGVHNRIDVPILIEGAAILVLALVMHVVLRIVAKNADPFILPIALVLNGIGIAEIYRIDLHTPSATGWGSAGVRQIAWTCMAMVMAILVLLLVRNHRFLQRYRYIFMLVSIVLLLLPMLPGIGRTIYGARVWIGIGPFSFQPGELAKISLALFFAGYLVTARDSLSIVGRRILGVQLPRARDLGPILIVWGAAMSVLVFQRDLGTSLLYFGLFLVMIYVATGRASWVIIGLILFVGGALIAAQTLTYVHGRFQAWLEPFDNTIYNRQFSGSYQLVTGLFGFANGGITGTGLGQGRPYLTPLAQSDYIFSAIGEELGLVGVFAILGLFLLLVSRGFRVAYAGQDDFGRLLGVGLGFVIALQTFIVIGGVTRVIPVTGLTTPFMAAGGSSLVANWIIAAMLLRLTDSVPAEQRVQQGVATAAIDTRTGR from the coding sequence ATGGCTGACATCGCCGCCCGCCAGTCCCTGACGCAGACCATCACCATCAAGCTGCGCGAACCGGCGCGCGCCCGCAACCTGGAGCTCGGCCTCCTCGTCATCGCCTGCGGTATCTGCGCCGGCGCGATGCTGCTCGTCCAGCTCGGCGTGCACAACCGGATCGACGTGCCGATCCTGATCGAGGGCGCGGCCATCCTCGTGCTGGCCCTCGTGATGCACGTGGTCCTCCGCATCGTCGCGAAGAACGCGGACCCGTTCATCCTGCCGATCGCCCTCGTGCTCAACGGCATCGGGATCGCCGAGATCTACCGGATCGACCTGCACACACCGAGCGCCACCGGATGGGGCAGCGCCGGGGTCCGGCAGATCGCCTGGACCTGCATGGCCATGGTGATGGCGATCCTGGTGCTCCTGCTCGTCCGGAACCACCGCTTCCTCCAGCGCTACCGCTACATCTTCATGCTCGTCAGCATCGTGCTGTTGTTGCTGCCGATGCTCCCCGGCATCGGACGCACCATCTACGGCGCGCGCGTCTGGATCGGCATCGGACCGTTCTCGTTCCAGCCGGGCGAGCTCGCCAAGATCTCGCTCGCGCTGTTCTTCGCCGGGTACCTCGTGACGGCGCGCGACAGCCTGTCGATCGTGGGCCGCCGGATCCTCGGCGTGCAGCTGCCGCGGGCCCGCGACCTCGGGCCGATCCTCATCGTGTGGGGCGCGGCGATGAGCGTCCTCGTGTTCCAGCGCGACCTCGGGACCTCGCTGCTCTACTTCGGCCTGTTCCTCGTGATGATCTACGTGGCCACGGGCCGCGCGAGTTGGGTGATCATCGGCTTGATCCTGTTCGTGGGAGGCGCGCTCATCGCCGCGCAGACCCTCACCTACGTGCACGGCCGGTTCCAGGCCTGGCTCGAGCCGTTCGACAACACCATCTACAACCGGCAGTTCTCCGGGAGCTACCAGCTCGTGACGGGTCTGTTCGGGTTCGCCAACGGCGGCATCACCGGCACGGGCCTCGGCCAGGGACGCCCGTACCTGACCCCGCTCGCCCAGAGCGACTACATCTTCTCGGCCATCGGCGAGGAACTCGGGCTCGTCGGCGTCTTCGCGATCCTCGGACTGTTCCTCCTGCTCGTCTCGCGCGGGTTCCGCGTGGCGTACGCCGGCCAGGACGACTTCGGCCGACTCCTCGGGGTCGGGCTCGGCTTCGTCATCGCGCTGCAGACCTTCATCGTGATCGGCGGTGTCACGCGCGTCATCCCCGTGACGGGTCTGACCACGCCGTTCATGGCCGCGGGTGGCTCCTCACTCGTGGCGAACTGGATCATCGCGGCGATGCTCCTGCGCCTCACCGACTCCGTCCCGGCGGAGCAGCGGGTGCAGCAGGGCGTCGCCACGGCCGCCATCGACACGAGGACAGGACGGTGA
- a CDS encoding Stp1/IreP family PP2C-type Ser/Thr phosphatase: MAARTLSAAVSHVGRIRANNQDSGYSGAYLFAVADGMGGHAGGDVASAIAIRRIREVDREFPSAHDAEFALQAALIAANQLITETVFEHQELTGMGTTVSAMIRVGDQIAIAHIGDSRIYRFRDGELKQITADHTFVQRLVDSGRITPEEAAVHPRRSVLMRVLGDVDAAPEVDTAVMDIQPGDRWLLCSDGLSSYLAEERIRHALASEMDANQVTQRLVKETLDHGAPDNVTVVVMDVTEDVPDDVDDAATTVGSAAAPLTFEASTGRKPIRLPTILLHPLKVTTAPEDSHFEPESDQYFAELIAEDRRRRLRRRISWTIALVAAVVVLVGVVFLGYRWTQQHYYVGADGSNVAIFKGVQQGIGPVHLSSVYEDSDLRVGDLPAYTRENVRQTINASSLSDARAIIRRLEAAAESDADGDGTGTPTSTPTPTPTPTGGAHG; encoded by the coding sequence ATGGCAGCCCGTACCCTCAGTGCCGCCGTGTCCCACGTGGGCCGGATCCGCGCGAACAACCAGGACTCCGGCTACTCGGGGGCGTACCTGTTCGCGGTCGCCGACGGCATGGGCGGGCACGCGGGGGGTGACGTCGCCTCCGCGATCGCGATCCGCCGCATCCGTGAGGTCGACCGCGAGTTCCCGTCGGCCCACGACGCGGAGTTCGCGCTGCAGGCCGCGCTCATCGCGGCGAACCAGCTCATCACCGAGACGGTGTTCGAGCACCAGGAGCTCACGGGCATGGGCACGACCGTGTCCGCGATGATCCGCGTGGGCGACCAGATCGCGATCGCGCACATCGGCGACTCCCGCATCTACCGCTTCCGGGACGGCGAGCTCAAGCAGATCACCGCCGACCACACCTTCGTGCAGCGGTTGGTCGACAGCGGGCGCATCACGCCGGAGGAAGCCGCGGTCCACCCGCGGCGGTCCGTCCTCATGCGGGTGCTCGGCGACGTCGACGCGGCGCCCGAGGTCGACACCGCGGTCATGGACATCCAGCCCGGTGACCGGTGGCTGCTCTGCTCCGACGGCCTGTCGAGCTACCTCGCCGAGGAACGCATCCGCCACGCGCTCGCGTCCGAGATGGACGCCAACCAGGTGACGCAGCGCCTCGTCAAGGAGACCCTCGACCACGGCGCACCGGACAACGTCACCGTCGTGGTGATGGACGTGACCGAGGACGTCCCGGACGACGTCGACGACGCCGCGACGACCGTCGGGTCCGCCGCGGCGCCGCTGACGTTCGAGGCGTCGACGGGCCGCAAGCCGATCCGGCTGCCGACGATCCTGCTCCACCCCCTCAAGGTCACGACGGCGCCCGAGGACTCACACTTCGAGCCCGAGTCCGACCAGTACTTCGCCGAGCTCATCGCGGAGGACCGCCGCCGGCGCCTGCGTCGTCGCATCTCGTGGACGATCGCGTTGGTCGCTGCGGTCGTCGTGCTCGTCGGCGTCGTGTTCCTCGGCTACCGGTGGACCCAACAGCACTACTACGTGGGCGCCGACGGCAGCAACGTGGCCATCTTCAAGGGCGTGCAGCAGGGCATCGGTCCGGTGCACCTGTCGAGTGTGTACGAGGACTCGGACCTCCGGGTCGGCGACCTGCCCGCGTACACGCGTGAGAACGTCCGCCAGACCATCAACGCGTCGTCCCTGTCGGACGCGCGGGCCATCATCCGCCGTCTGGAGGCCGCGGCCGAGTCCGACGCGGACGGTGACGGCACCGGGACGCCGACGTCCACACCCACGCCGACGCCGACGCCGACGGGAGGCGCGCATGGCTGA
- a CDS encoding FHA domain-containing protein has protein sequence MTSSLTLLVLRFAFLAVLWLFVFAIVFALRSDLFGQRTRSIPTDAKNQQQGPSTPPLPTNATAGRADPGAFTEAIRPGGPPASATQVATRLVITDGAREGMEMPLGRGPITIGRASDSNVVIRDDYTSTNHARLDLRPEGWFITDLDSTNGTFLDGQRVSAPMPVRERTPITIGTTTFELRR, from the coding sequence ATGACGAGCAGCCTGACACTCCTCGTGCTGCGCTTCGCGTTCCTCGCGGTGCTGTGGCTGTTCGTGTTCGCGATCGTGTTCGCCCTCCGGAGCGACCTGTTCGGGCAACGCACCCGGTCCATCCCGACCGACGCCAAGAACCAGCAGCAGGGTCCGAGCACGCCGCCACTGCCGACCAACGCCACGGCTGGCCGCGCGGATCCGGGCGCGTTCACCGAGGCCATCCGGCCTGGAGGCCCACCCGCGTCCGCCACGCAGGTCGCCACCCGACTCGTCATCACCGACGGCGCGCGCGAGGGCATGGAGATGCCCCTCGGGCGCGGTCCGATCACGATCGGTCGAGCGAGCGACAGCAACGTCGTCATCCGCGACGACTACACGTCCACCAACCACGCCCGCCTCGACCTCCGCCCCGAGGGGTGGTTCATCACCGACCTCGACTCCACGAACGGCACCTTCCTCGACGGCCAGCGCGTCTCCGCGCCGATGCCGGTCCGGGAGCGCACCCCGATCACCATCGGGACGACGACGTTCGAGCTGCGGCGGTAG
- a CDS encoding DUF3662 and FHA domain-containing protein, which yields MGLLDSFERGLERAVNGAFAKTFRSGVQPVEISAALRRELDTKAAVVTRERILVPNEFTVRLAPPDYSRMNDIGRPLIDELTGLVQQHAVAQNYSFSGPVQITLRQDGTLSTGILQVDSTTVRRDVTWAGVLDIGSQRHHLKVGRTVIGRGSDADITVADTGTSRRHVEVVWDGKHAQATDLGSTNGSKLNGERFERAIVEPDSTIEIGRTRMVFRVVPEADGGA from the coding sequence ATGGGCCTACTGGACAGTTTCGAGCGAGGGCTCGAGCGCGCGGTCAACGGCGCGTTCGCGAAGACCTTCCGCTCGGGCGTGCAGCCGGTCGAGATCTCGGCGGCGCTCCGACGCGAGCTCGACACCAAGGCGGCGGTGGTCACGCGCGAGCGCATCCTCGTGCCGAACGAGTTCACGGTCCGGCTCGCGCCGCCGGACTACTCGCGCATGAACGACATCGGCCGGCCGCTCATCGACGAGCTCACCGGCCTCGTCCAGCAGCACGCGGTCGCACAGAACTACTCGTTCTCCGGTCCGGTCCAGATCACGCTGCGGCAGGACGGCACGCTCTCGACCGGGATCCTGCAGGTCGACTCCACGACGGTCCGTCGTGACGTCACGTGGGCCGGCGTGCTCGACATCGGATCGCAGCGCCATCACCTCAAGGTCGGCCGCACCGTCATCGGTCGCGGTTCGGACGCCGACATCACGGTCGCCGACACCGGCACGAGCCGTCGGCACGTCGAGGTCGTGTGGGACGGCAAGCACGCGCAGGCGACGGACCTCGGCTCGACGAACGGATCCAAGCTGAACGGAGAGCGCTTCGAGCGTGCGATCGTCGAGCCGGACTCCACCATCGAGATCGGACGGACCCGTATGGTGTTCCGGGTGGTCCCGGAAGCCGACGGAGGAGCGTGA
- a CDS encoding SDR family oxidoreductase, producing the protein MDLELTDSVALVVGGQGYIGSAVADRLRREGASVVIASRSADPGPDTVRLDTGDAGSVERAVAEVVDRHGHIDVLVVTAAPAAGTLDPARASDPEQVLHAIDGKALGFLRVANAVLPGMRAAGHGRVVVLSGQNAYLTGNVTTSVRNAATNVIAKNLADELAGSGVTLNVVNPGTVTDTPAAQVAPGRGGESSPEQIADLVAFLSSPRSVVSGESISIAHRVLGSVVL; encoded by the coding sequence GTGGACCTCGAACTCACGGACAGCGTCGCACTCGTCGTCGGCGGACAGGGCTACATCGGCAGCGCCGTGGCCGACCGACTCCGCCGCGAAGGCGCGTCCGTCGTCATCGCGTCGCGGAGCGCCGACCCCGGACCCGACACCGTCCGGCTCGACACCGGCGATGCCGGCTCCGTCGAGCGCGCCGTGGCCGAGGTCGTCGACCGCCACGGCCACATCGACGTCCTCGTCGTCACGGCGGCCCCCGCTGCCGGCACGCTCGACCCTGCACGCGCGTCGGACCCGGAGCAGGTGCTGCACGCCATCGACGGCAAGGCCCTGGGCTTCCTCCGGGTCGCGAACGCGGTCCTCCCCGGCATGCGCGCCGCCGGACACGGACGCGTCGTCGTGCTCAGCGGCCAGAACGCCTACCTCACGGGCAACGTCACGACCTCGGTGCGGAACGCGGCGACGAACGTCATCGCGAAGAACCTGGCCGACGAGCTCGCCGGTTCCGGGGTGACGCTCAACGTCGTCAACCCCGGCACCGTGACCGACACGCCCGCGGCCCAGGTCGCCCCGGGCCGCGGCGGCGAGTCGAGCCCGGAGCAGATCGCCGACCTCGTCGCGTTCCTGTCGTCCCCGCGCTCGGTCGTCTCGGGCGAGTCCATCTCGATCGCGCACCGGGTGCTCGGGTCCGTCGTGCTCTGA
- a CDS encoding MFS transporter: protein MTTPIASAPRRFAALRDRHSRPYLFTAGLSMMGDNIEHVITYWVLWQRFHSPALVGFEVVSHWLPFLLLSVWFGTLAERYDCRRLIQIAQGMFMLVSVAWGVLFLTGTLHIWEACLLLVLHGMAGALWAPAEQLLLHDFAEPAELTSAVRLNATFRSLGILFGPVVGSALLLGLGSTWGIFANVLFYVPMTLLMLRTPYTGHTRSGYVHRARVSLLDTGKVLRSVGGDRVLIGMIVLAGLTALCIGGALQVAIPSFADALGAGDAGLAYGLLLFANGAGGVLGGFLLEATGAIKPNTRAAVAAGVLFGLTTIAVAVTGNYVVAVLALLVGGVANMAGMSIGQAVVQLRAPLDQRGRVVGVYNMFGSGLRTGNGITLAVLGAAVGVGSAVAIGAAVLVVGTLVVALVIARRDAAERGGVTER, encoded by the coding sequence ATGACCACCCCCATCGCGAGCGCACCGCGGCGCTTCGCCGCCCTGCGCGATCGGCACTCGCGCCCCTACCTGTTCACCGCGGGTCTGTCGATGATGGGCGACAACATCGAGCACGTCATCACCTACTGGGTGCTCTGGCAGCGGTTTCACTCGCCGGCGCTCGTCGGGTTCGAGGTCGTCAGTCACTGGCTGCCGTTCCTGCTGCTCTCGGTGTGGTTCGGCACGCTGGCCGAGCGGTACGACTGCCGCCGGCTCATCCAGATCGCACAGGGCATGTTCATGCTCGTGTCGGTGGCCTGGGGTGTGCTGTTCCTGACCGGGACCCTGCACATCTGGGAGGCCTGCCTGCTCCTCGTGCTGCACGGCATGGCCGGCGCACTGTGGGCACCCGCGGAACAGCTCCTGCTGCACGACTTCGCCGAACCGGCGGAACTGACGAGCGCGGTGCGGCTCAACGCGACGTTCCGGAGCCTCGGGATCCTGTTCGGGCCGGTCGTCGGCTCGGCGTTGCTGCTCGGGCTCGGGTCGACGTGGGGGATCTTCGCGAACGTGCTGTTCTACGTGCCGATGACGCTCCTCATGCTCCGGACGCCGTACACCGGCCACACCCGGAGCGGGTACGTGCACCGCGCCCGCGTCTCGCTGCTCGACACCGGCAAGGTGCTCCGGAGCGTCGGCGGCGACCGCGTGCTCATCGGGATGATCGTGCTCGCCGGCCTGACCGCGCTGTGCATCGGCGGGGCGCTGCAGGTCGCGATCCCGTCGTTCGCCGACGCCCTGGGGGCCGGGGACGCCGGGCTCGCGTACGGGTTGCTGCTGTTCGCCAACGGTGCCGGGGGTGTGCTCGGCGGGTTCCTGCTCGAGGCGACGGGCGCGATCAAGCCGAACACACGGGCGGCGGTCGCGGCCGGTGTCCTGTTCGGGTTGACGACGATCGCCGTCGCGGTGACCGGGAACTACGTCGTCGCGGTGCTCGCGCTGCTCGTGGGCGGCGTCGCGAACATGGCCGGCATGTCGATCGGGCAGGCGGTCGTGCAGCTCCGGGCGCCGCTCGACCAGCGCGGCCGCGTGGTCGGGGTCTACAACATGTTCGGCAGTGGCCTGCGCACGGGCAACGGCATCACGCTGGCGGTGCTCGGTGCGGCCGTCGGAGTCGGCTCGGCGGTCGCGATCGGTGCCGCGGTGCTCGTCGTCGGGACGCTCGTGGTGGCGCTCGTCATCGCACGGCGGGATGCTGCCGAGCGCGGTGGTGTCACCGAGCGGTGA
- a CDS encoding helix-turn-helix domain-containing protein has product MSQGSLQADAGTVPRGRGTPHRVVLVVDEGSNPFEMACACEVFGARRAQDLGFEPYTLRIVAPGRRTTMRDGLFRITADDDLSALATADTVIVPNRPDVETASRPAVLRAIREAHDRGARMVGLCTGAYTLAEAGLLSGRPAAVHWQLADDFRARFPDVDLRPDVLFVDDGDVLTSAGSAAALDLGLHIVRNDHGAEVANQVSRRLVFAAFRDGGQRQFVERSVPRVTHTPLSATLDWAEEHLAEPLTVADLAAHAHVGVTTLHRRFRAEVGSTPLAWLTGRRVLLAERLLERDDLPLDLVAQRSGLGTTANLRALIRRHTGSTPSVVRARFRAAVPAR; this is encoded by the coding sequence ATGTCGCAAGGATCGTTGCAAGCCGACGCCGGGACCGTCCCGCGTGGTCGTGGGACACCGCACCGGGTGGTGCTCGTCGTCGACGAGGGCTCGAACCCCTTCGAGATGGCGTGCGCCTGCGAGGTGTTCGGTGCCCGCCGTGCCCAGGACCTCGGCTTCGAGCCATACACCCTGCGGATCGTGGCGCCGGGTCGCCGGACGACCATGCGCGACGGCCTGTTCCGGATCACCGCCGACGACGACCTGTCCGCCCTGGCGACGGCGGACACCGTGATCGTGCCGAACCGTCCCGACGTCGAGACCGCCTCACGCCCGGCGGTCCTCCGCGCGATCCGGGAGGCCCACGACCGCGGCGCCCGCATGGTCGGTCTGTGCACCGGGGCGTACACGCTCGCGGAGGCGGGCCTCCTGTCCGGCAGACCCGCGGCGGTGCACTGGCAGCTCGCCGACGACTTCCGGGCGCGGTTCCCCGACGTCGACCTCCGCCCCGACGTGCTGTTCGTCGACGACGGCGACGTCCTGACGTCCGCCGGCAGCGCGGCGGCGCTCGACCTGGGCCTCCACATCGTGCGGAACGACCACGGCGCCGAGGTGGCGAACCAGGTGAGCCGACGCCTGGTGTTCGCGGCCTTCCGCGACGGCGGTCAGCGGCAGTTCGTCGAGCGGTCGGTGCCGCGCGTCACCCACACACCCCTGTCGGCGACGCTCGACTGGGCCGAGGAGCACCTGGCCGAGCCCCTGACCGTCGCGGACCTCGCCGCCCACGCGCACGTCGGGGTCACCACGCTGCACCGGCGGTTCCGTGCCGAGGTCGGCAGCACGCCGCTCGCCTGGCTGACGGGGCGGCGGGTGCTCCTGGCGGAACGGCTGCTTGAGCGGGACGACCTGCCCCTGGACCTCGTGGCACAGCGGAGCGGACTCGGGACGACCGCGAACCTCCGCGCGCTGATCCGGCGGCACACGGGGTCGACGCCCTCGGTGGTGCGGGCGCGGTTCCGGGCGGCGGTCCCAGCGCGCTGA
- a CDS encoding cupin domain-containing protein translates to MDDKVTLADEAATLTEFWSQRVLAEANGQLFKVAKGIGSTRWHAHDDQDETFLLLSGRLRIQLRDRDVDLAPGDLFVVPRGVEHCPVADEEVRFLIVGPEVTSTAAGGKPEWSEDGGTPPVS, encoded by the coding sequence GTGGACGACAAGGTGACGCTGGCGGACGAAGCGGCGACGTTGACCGAGTTCTGGTCGCAGCGTGTCCTCGCCGAGGCGAACGGGCAGCTGTTCAAGGTCGCCAAGGGCATCGGCTCCACCCGGTGGCACGCGCACGACGACCAGGACGAGACGTTCCTGCTGCTCAGCGGACGCCTGCGCATCCAGTTGCGGGACCGCGACGTCGACCTCGCGCCGGGCGACCTGTTCGTCGTGCCGCGGGGGGTCGAGCACTGCCCGGTGGCCGATGAGGAGGTCCGGTTCCTCATCGTCGGCCCCGAGGTGACCTCGACCGCGGCCGGTGGCAAGCCGGAGTGGAGCGAGGACGGCGGGACGCCGCCGGTGTCCTGA
- a CDS encoding extracellular solute-binding protein yields MATGTGAFTRRGFLTAGIAAAGTVALAGCSSPVSAGLVGSQLNPEQLIFWNLFGGGDGNRMQQMEAGYRKGHGGSGSLQATTFAWGNPYYSKLTLATVGNKPPDVAVAHLTRAKPLYDGGILEPITEDDLALVGLKASDFNAKSWAAQKTDGNNIAIPLDTHPIVMFYNEDVCRKAGLIGSDGKLKDLNGLDAFESALAAVSKVTGGNAITVANVSETATPWRVFWTFYNQINGVTPFLSDNGAKLSVDEDAFNKVNERMQTWVKNGWLNKGLDYAGAQTQMFTGKAGFYLEGEWEISTAQSIKGLKFGMVPIPQIFDKPAAQADSHTFVLPKKARTLDQRKQHMGFIKTMLEQSMTWAQGGHVPAYQPTATSAAYHKLEPQADYASAAKVAVYDNPAWYGGSGSTFEATVGAQLALVQQGSTSPQGAMSAIKQQLAVYLSTPSPL; encoded by the coding sequence ATGGCAACGGGAACGGGAGCCTTCACGAGGCGGGGATTCCTGACCGCGGGCATCGCCGCGGCAGGAACGGTCGCACTCGCGGGCTGCAGCAGCCCCGTGTCGGCAGGACTGGTGGGCAGTCAGCTCAACCCCGAGCAGCTCATCTTCTGGAACCTGTTCGGTGGTGGTGACGGCAACCGCATGCAGCAGATGGAGGCCGGCTACCGCAAGGGACACGGCGGATCGGGATCCCTGCAGGCGACGACGTTCGCCTGGGGCAACCCCTACTACTCCAAGCTGACACTGGCCACCGTCGGGAACAAGCCGCCGGACGTCGCGGTCGCGCACCTGACGCGGGCGAAGCCGCTCTACGACGGTGGGATCCTCGAGCCGATCACCGAGGACGACCTCGCGCTCGTCGGACTCAAGGCGAGCGACTTCAACGCCAAGTCGTGGGCCGCGCAGAAGACCGACGGGAACAACATCGCCATCCCGCTCGACACCCACCCGATCGTCATGTTCTACAACGAGGACGTGTGCCGGAAGGCCGGGCTGATCGGCAGCGACGGCAAGCTCAAGGACCTCAACGGTCTCGACGCGTTCGAGAGCGCGCTCGCCGCGGTGAGCAAGGTCACGGGTGGCAACGCGATCACGGTCGCGAACGTCAGCGAGACTGCGACCCCCTGGCGTGTGTTCTGGACGTTCTACAACCAGATCAACGGCGTCACGCCCTTCCTCTCCGACAACGGGGCCAAGCTGTCCGTCGACGAGGACGCCTTCAACAAGGTGAACGAGCGGATGCAGACCTGGGTGAAGAACGGCTGGCTCAACAAGGGCCTCGACTACGCCGGCGCGCAGACGCAGATGTTCACGGGCAAGGCGGGCTTCTACCTCGAGGGCGAGTGGGAGATCAGCACGGCCCAGTCGATCAAGGGCCTGAAGTTCGGCATGGTGCCGATCCCGCAGATCTTCGACAAGCCGGCCGCGCAGGCCGACTCGCACACGTTCGTCCTGCCGAAGAAGGCGCGGACCCTCGACCAGCGCAAGCAGCACATGGGGTTCATCAAGACCATGCTCGAGCAGAGCATGACCTGGGCGCAGGGCGGTCACGTGCCGGCGTACCAGCCGACCGCGACGAGTGCGGCGTACCACAAGCTCGAGCCGCAGGCCGACTACGCCTCGGCCGCCAAGGTCGCCGTGTACGACAACCCCGCCTGGTACGGCGGGTCCGGTTCCACCTTCGAGGCCACGGTGGGCGCCCAGCTCGCGCTCGTGCAGCAGGGTTCGACGTCGCCGCAGGGCGCCATGTCGGCCATCAAGCAGCAGCTTGCCGTCTACCTCAGCACCCCCAGCCCACTGTGA